A genomic stretch from Hemicordylus capensis ecotype Gifberg chromosome 5, rHemCap1.1.pri, whole genome shotgun sequence includes:
- the LOC128328360 gene encoding olfactory receptor 1019-like translates to MDVRNQTRVAEFIFLGFSGVPHGQIYLFLAFLAIYMVTVIGNSVIFTLIQLDSHLHSPMYFFLSHLSCLDICYSSVTVPKILVNFLHQQHTISYHQCMAQMFFLMTFAGSECALLAVMAYDRYVAICQPLHYSQLMSSQVCVPLAVASWIWGLLDSALHTALATNLSFCGANQIHHIFCDVPPLLKIACSNTYINEVALHAATVFVGVGPFMLVLISYIYILAAILRSNSKTGRRKAFSTCASHLIVVILYFGTANLNYNRPSSGYSLEIDTLVSTLYCIITPMLNPLIYSLRNKEVKGALWKVLGGQRKKYTSPVRQ, encoded by the coding sequence ATGGATGTCAGGAATCAGACACGGGTGGCAGAGTTCATTTTCCTGGGATTCTCGGGGGTTCCACATGGCCAAATCTATCTCTTCTTGGCATTCCTAGCCATCTACATGGTTACTGTCATTGGGAACTCTGTGATCTTCACCTTGATCCAACTGGATTCCCACCTTCACAGCCCCATGTACTTTTTCCTCAGCCATCTGTCCTGCCTGGACATCTGCTACTCCTCCGTCACTGTCCCGAAGATCCTGGTGAACTTCCTGCACCAGCAACACACCATTTCTTACCACCAGTGCATGGCACAGATGTTCTTCTTGATGACCTTCGCGGGCTCAGAGTGTGCACTCTTGGCCGTCATGGCCTACGATCGCTACGTGGCCATCTGCCAACCGCTGCACTATAGCCAACTCATGAGCAGTCAGGTGTGTGTCCCTCTGGCCGTGGCTTCGTGGATCTGGGGCCTTCTGGACTCTGCCCTCCACACTGCCCTGGCCACCAACTTGTCCTTCTGTGGAGCCAACCAGATTCACCACATCTTCTGCGATGTCCCGCCGCTCCTGAAAATCGCTTGCAGCAACACTTACATCAACGAGGTGGCCCTTCACGCCGCGACTGTTTTCGTGGGCGTGGGCCCATTCATGCTTGTGCTCATCTCATACATCTACATCCTGGCCGCCATCTTGCGCAGCAACTCCAAAACTGGTAGGCGCAAGGCCTTTTCCACCTGTGCCTCCCACCTGATTGTGGTCATCCTCTACTTTGGGACGGCCAACCTGAACTACAACCGTCCCAGCTCCGGCTACTCCTTGGAGATAGACACCCTGGTCTCCACCCTGTATTGCATCATCACCCCCATGCTGAACCCCCTCATCTACAGCCTCCGCAACAAGGAGGTGAAGGGAGCCCTGTGGAAGGTGCTGGGGGGGCAGAGGAAGAAATACACTTCACCAGTCAGGCAGTGA
- the LOC128327467 gene encoding olfactory receptor 1361-like produces the protein MRDGLVTEQVDMTCPFLPMGAAENQTQVTEFIFLGFSSLQKDHQTYLFLAFLIAYLATLMGNLTIVLLVLMDSRLHSPMYFFLSYLSCLDICLSTVVVPRILVSSVLQRHSISYNQCLVQTFFLVGFAGCEPALLAVMAYDRYAAICQPLHYAHLMSPRVCVQLVVATWVLGFLDSAVHAALASNLRFCGFNQIPHIFCDVPPLLKIACSDTHANELATHITSIFVGLAPFLFIILSYVYILASVLHIRSNTGRHKAFSTCVSHIAVVTLSVGIAFLNYNHTSYGYSLEIDILVSSMFCIVTPMLNPLIYSLRNQEVKGAMRKVLNSHRMV, from the exons ATGCGTGACGGCCTCGTGACCGAGCAAGTGGACATG ACATGTCCTTTCCTCCCCATGGGTGCAGCAGAGAATCAAACGCAGGTGACAGAGTTTATCTTCCTGGGCTTCTCCAGCCTCCAGAAGGACCACCAGACCTACCTCTTCTTGGCGTTCCTCATTGCCTACTTGGCCACCCTGATGGGCAACCTCACAATAGTCCTCCTGGTCCTCATGGACTCCCGCCTTCACAGCCCCATGTACTTTTTCCTCAGCTACCTCTCCTGCTTGGACATTTGCCTCTCCACTGTGGTCGTGCCCAGGATCTTGGTGAGCAGCGTGCTCCAGCGACACTCCATTTCCTACAACCAGTGCTTGGTGCAGACATTCTTCCTGGTCGGCTTTGCTGGCTGTGAGCCTGCGCTGCTGGCCGTCATGGCATATGACCGGTACGCTGCCATTTGCCAGCCTCTGCACTATGCCCACCTCATGAGCCCCCGGGTGTGTGTCCAGCTTGTTGTGGCCACCTGGGTCTTGGGCTTCCTGGACTCAGCCGTTCACGCTGCCCTGGCTTCCAACTTGCGTTTCTGTGGCTTCAACCAGATCCCCCACATCTTTTGTGATGTTCCCCCTTTGTTGAAAATTGCCTGCAGTGACACGCATGCCAATGAGCTGGCCACTCATATCACCAGCATCTTTGTGGGCCTCGCTCCCTTCCTCTTCATCATCCTGTCGTATGTCTACATCCTGGCCTCCGTTCTGCACATTCGCTCCAATACCGGCAGGCACAAAGCCTTCTCCACTTGTGTTTCTCACATTGCAGTGGTCACCCTCTCTGTTGGAATTGCATTCCTGAACTACAACCACACCAGCTATGGCTACTCCTTGGAGATCGACATCCTGGTCTCCAGCATGTTCTGCATCGTCACCCCCATGCTGAACCCCCTGATCTACAGTCTCCGCAACCAGGAAGTAAAGGGGGCCATGAGGAAGGTCCTGAACAGCCACAGGATGGTTTGA